The Pyrenophora tritici-repentis strain M4 chromosome 10, whole genome shotgun sequence genome contains a region encoding:
- a CDS encoding TPR domain protein has product MHCRALEEYEEVLGREHPDTPTSVSELGLVWESQGKYEEAEAMHCRALEEYEEVLGREHPDTPTSVSELGLVWESQGKYEEAEAMHCRALEGYEEVLGQGHPNTLTSVSELGLVLESQGKYEEAEAMHCRALEEYEEVLGREHPDTPTSVSELGLVWESQGKYEEAEAMHCRALEEYEEVLGREHPDTPTSVSELGLVWESQGKYEEAEAMHCRALEGYEEVLGQGHPNTLTSVSELGLVLESQGKYEEAEAMHCRALEEYEEVLGQGHPNTLTSVSELGLVLESQGKYEEAEAMHCRALEEYEEVLGREHPDTPTSVSELGLVWESQGKYEEAEAMHCRALEGYEEVLGQGHPDTLTSVSELGLVWESQGKYEEAEAMPEMATSRPSCYQAKCGPCSLAA; this is encoded by the coding sequence atgcactgtcgagcgctggaagaatacgagGAGGTGCTTGGGCGAGAGCACCCAGATACGCCCACAAgcgtcagcgagcttgggttagtgtgggaaagccagggaaagtacgaggaggccgaagcgatgcactgtcgagcgctggaagaatacgagGAGGTGCTTGGGCGAGAGCACCCAGATACGCCCACAAgcgtcagcgagcttgggttagtgtgggaaagccagggaaagtacgaggaggccgaagcgaTGCACTGTCGAGCGCTGGAAGGATACGAGGAGGTGCTTGGGCAAGGTCACCCAAACACGCTCACCAgcgtcagcgagcttgggttagtgttggaaagccagggaaagtacgaggaggccgaagcgatgcactgtcgagcgctggaagaatacgagGAGGTGCTTGGGCGAGAGCACCCAGATACGCCCACAAgcgtcagcgagcttgggttagtgtgggaaagccagggaaagtacgaggaggccgaagcgatgcactgtcgagcgctggaagaatacgagGAGGTGCTTGGGCGAGAGCACCCAGATACGCCCACAAgcgtcagcgagcttgggttagtgtgggaaagccagggaaagtacgaggaggccgaagcgaTGCACTGTCGAGCGCTGGAAGGATACGAGGAGGTGCTTGGGCAAGGTCACCCAAACACGCTCACCAgcgtcagcgagcttgggttagtgttggaaagccagggaaagtacgaggaggccgaagcgatgcactgtcgagcgctggaagaatacgagGAGGTGCTTGGGCAAGGTCACCCAAACACGCTCACCAgcgtcagcgagcttgggttagtgttggaaagccagggaaagtacgaggaggccgaagcgatgcactgtcgagcgctggaagaatacgagGAGGTGCTTGGGCGAGAGCACCCAGATACGCCCACAAgcgtcagcgagcttgggttagtgtgggaaagccagggaaagtacgaggaggccgaagcgaTGCATTGTCGAGCGCTGGAAGGATACGAGGAGGTGCTTGGGCAAGGTCACCCAGACACGCTCACCAgcgtcagcgagcttgggttagtgtgggaaagccagggaaagtacgaggaggccgaagcgaTGCCAGAGATGGCAACAAGCCGGCCAAGCTGCTATCAAGCCAAATGTGGCCCCTGCTCACTAGCGGCCTAG
- a CDS encoding Dimer-Tnp-hAT domain containing protein — protein sequence MPLRNLKRAAEGTPGPHGPHKRAKTAKGSASQPILMDDSQPELSIRTSPRKALAAAASQATEDAPFESQLRDAIPEATIQPPAEGSRAATEATSEAIEGGDDTGFDDEFTDNFDGIDWKRLPRFTKPLRTLKRNKSWVYQYGYRVASLREPHRTFFVCKYCHHRKIFCAYPEVTKSTSNAINHLAQKLLGHGYDRKGKLDSITLPRGQTTLKMMTEGGVDVPQGVANELGNFDVQRFRYAAVTWLVDNNHPLREFETPAFRQMIEFANPEAADALWVSHNSVASFVMRLYRYMEPQVVQMLSSAISKIHISFDGWTTKGGKRGFFGVVAHFADADGTIRDLPIALPQLTGAHTGERIAEVVGNIIDVFGITRSQLGYFVLDNAYANDTAVTKLAQRFEFTASHHRLRCGPHTLNLVGQMIIFGFDKDAYDNDQDEHKTEAAYLQEWRQQGPLGVLIDIINYIQTPQQHDLFADCQRRVNAKAPDQKQEILEPVKPVVTRWNSFHDTFVRAAKLHNAVDEYAQSHIERTMGADAYARSRNNKLTKVPAWMRSNGLTADDWAVITQYISVLEPLKEATKRLEARGKAGRFGAIYEVIPVFEAVLAVYEQLLKNHESVDYNANSAPEDHLPINLRAAWAKLNAYYTKLDESPAYFAATCLHPYYKNYCENSWRDKPSWLEANNAGLKQLWAFYKPQIQRQSRPPVRLSSGINDAINALVNAEPYGIVEVTEMDELERWRRFELRWTQEQFEQGSNPVSYWISLRPKYPNLARMAIDILTIPASSCECERLFSELGDLLEPRRRKIGSQLLAAIQCIRSWRDAGFKPPSDYNSGDVTDAEVAAIYEICKWDSEA from the coding sequence ATGCCGCTTCGTAACCTAAAACGCGCCGCCGAGGGCACCCCCGGCCCCCACGGCCCCCACAAGCGCGCCAAAACAGCTAAAGGCAGTGCATCGCAGCCTATCCTGATGGACGATTCGCAGCCTGAGCTGTCTATCCGCACCTCGCCACGTAAAGccctagctgctgcagcaaGCCAGGCCACCGAAGACGCGCCGTTCGAGTCGCAGTTGCGCGACGCTATACCAGAAGCTACTATACAACCGCCGGCCGAGGGTAGTAGGGCTGCTACGGAGGCTACAAGTGAGGCTATCGAAGGCGGGGATGATACTGGCTTTGATGACGAGTTTACGgacaactttgacggcattgatTGGAAGCGTTTACCGCGTTTTACGAAGCCGCTGCGTACGTTGAAGCGCAACAAAAGTTGGGTATATCAGTACGGTTACCGCGTTGCCTCTCTCCGTGAGCCTCATCGTACGTTCTTTGtttgcaaatactgccatcATCGTAAGATCTTTTGCGCCTATCCAGAGGTTACAAAGTCGACCAGTAACGCTATCAACCACCTCGCGCAGAAGCTACTTGGCCACGGCTACGATCGCAAGGGCAAACTGGATTCGATTACACTACCGCGAGGCCAAACGACGCTTAAGATGATGACCGAGGGCGGTGTCGATGTACCTCAAGGCGTCGCTAACGAGCTcggaaacttcgacgtacagcGCTTTCGATACGCCGCTGTTACGTGGCTTGTCGACAATAACCACCCTCTCCGCGAGTTCGAAACGCCTGCGTTTAGGCAGATGATAGAGTTTGCCAACCCGGAGGCAGCTGACGCGCTGTGGGTAAGTCACAACAGTGTAGCTAGCTTCGTGATGAGGCTGTATCGCTATATGGAGCCGCAGGTTGTTCAGATGCTCTCGTCGGCTATTAGTAAaatccatataagcttcgatggctggacgacaaaaggcggcaagcgcggcttctttggagttgTTGCTCATTTTGCTGACGCCGACGGCACTATCAGGGACCTACCTAtcgcgctgcctcagcttacgggcgcccacacgggcgagaggatagctgAAGTTGTTGGCAATATAATCGATGTCTTCGGTATAACACGTAGCCAGcttgggtactttgtgctcgacaACGCGTACGCTAATGACACCGCCGTCACCAAACTCGCCCAACGCTTTGAATTTACAGCAAGCCAtcaccgcctccgctgcggccctcacacacTTAACTTAGTCGGACAGATGATTATCTTCGGCTTTGATAAGGACGCGTACGATAATGATCAGGACGAGCACAAAACAGAGGCAGCCTACCTACAAGAATGGCGGCAGCAAGGTCCGCTTGGTGTACTaatcgatatcatcaacTACATCCAAACACCGCAACAACACGATCTTTTTGCCGATTGCCAGCGCCGTGTTAACGCTAAGGCTCCCGACCAAAAGCAGGAAATACTCGAGCCGGTAAAGCCAGTCGTCACGCGCTGGAACAGCTTTCACGACACCTTTGTACGCGCCGCAAAACTCCATAACGCCGTTGATGAGTACGCCCAAAGCCACATCGAAAGGACGATGGGCGCCGACGCGTACGCGCGTAGCCGTAACAATAAGCTCACTAAAGTACCAGCTTGGATGAGATCTAATGGGCTTACGGCTGACGATTGGGCGGTAATAACCCAGTATATATCAGTGTTGGAGCCGCTAAAGGAGGCgacaaaacggcttgaagctCGCGGTAAAGCTGGCCGTTTCGGCGCGATATACGAGGTTATACCTGTCTTCGAAGCTGTACTTGCCGTGTACGAGCAGCTACTTAAAAACCACGAAAGCGTCGACTATAATGCCAATAGCGCGCCAGAAGATCACCTTCCTATCAACCTACGCGCAGCTTGGGCAAAGCTTAACGCGTATTACACTAAGCTCGACGAATCACCCGCATACTTTGCcgctacctgcctccacccatactacaagaactactgtgagaacagctggcgcgacaaaccgaGCTGGCTTGAGGCAAACAACGCTGGGTTGAAACAACTTTGGGCGTTCTATAAGCCGCAAATACAGCGCCAAAGTCGCCCACCAGTGCGGCTCTCAAGTGGTATCAacgacgccatcaacgcgcTCGTTAATGCGGAGCCTTATGGCATTGTTGAGGTGACAGAGATGGATGAGCTGGAGCGTTGGCGACGGTTTGAACTCCGctggacgcaggagcagttcGAACAAGGTAGTAATCCTGTTAGCTATTGGATAAGCCTACGCCCAAAGTATCCTAACCTAGCGCGTATGGCGATCGATATATTAACAATACCAGCCTCAAGTTGTGAGTGCGAGCGGCTGTTCAGCGAGCTCGGTGATTTATTAGAGCCAAGGCGACGCAAAATTGGGTCACAACTGCTTGCAGCAATACAGTGTATACGAAGCTGGCGCGACGCTGGCTTTAAGCCTCCATCTGATTACAACTCAGGCGATGTAACTGACGCTGAGGTAGCTGCAATATACGAAATATGCAAGTGGGACAGCGAAGCTTAG